One genomic window of Cololabis saira isolate AMF1-May2022 chromosome 3, fColSai1.1, whole genome shotgun sequence includes the following:
- the prss1 gene encoding trypsin-1, producing MKYFVLLALFAAAYAAPIEDDKIVGGYTCGKNSLPYQVSLNAGYHFCGGSLISSTWVVSAAHCYKSRMQVRLGEHNIAVNEGTEQFISSSKVIRHPSYSSYNLDNDIMLIKLNRPATLNNYVRQVSLPTSCASSGTRCLISGWGNTSGTGSHYPDNLRCLDAPILNDSTCRSAYPGQITSNMFCAGFMEGGKDSCQGDSGGPVVCNGQLQGVVSWGYGCAQRNKPGVYAKVCNYTRWIRNTMSSN from the exons ATGAAGTACTTCGTTCTCTTGGCCCTGTTTGCTGCAGCCT ATGCTGCTCCCATTGAGGATGACAAGATTGTTGGAGGCTACACCTGCGGGAAGAACTCTCTTCCCTACCAGGTCTCTCTGAATGCTGGCTACCACTTCTGTGGAGGCTCCCTAATCTCCAGCACCTGGGTGGTGTCTGCTGCTCACTGCTACAAGAG TCGTATGCAGGTGCGTCTCGGTGAGCACAACATTGCTGTCAATGAGGGAACAGAGCAGTTCATCAGCTCTTCCAAGGTCATCCGTCACCCTTCATACAGCAGCTACAACCTGGACAACGACATCATGCTGATCAAACTGAATAGGCCTGCAACCCTGAACAACTACGTCAGACAAGTGTCTCTGCCCACCAGTTGTGCTTCAAGCGGCACCCGCTGCCTGATCTCTGGATGGGGAAACACCAGCGGCACTGGAA GTCACTACCCCGATAATCTGAGGTGCCTGGATGCCCCCATCCTGAACGACAGCACCTGCAGGTCGGCCTACCCTGGTCAGATCACCTCTAACATGTTCTGTGCTGGATTCATGGAGGGAGGCAAGGACTCTTGCCAG GGTGACTCTGGTGGCCCCGTGGTGTGCAACGGTCAGCTGCAGGGTGTGGTGTCCTGGGGTTATGGTTGTGCCCAGAGGAACAAACCTGGAGTTTATGCCAAGGTCTGCAACTACACCCGCTGGATTCGCAACACCATGTCCTCCAACTAA